The genome window CGCGCGCCGACGGCTCGCTCGTCCGCGAGGTCGTCTTTCCGCTCGACGCGCCCAACGGCGTCGGGCTCTCGCCCGACGGTGCGAAGCTCTACGCCGCCGAGACGTACACGGGCCGCGTCTGGATGTGGGACGTGGTCGGACCCGGCGAGCTGGCGATGAATCCGCTCGGGCCCGGAGGCGGGGCGCTCCTGTGCGGGCTGCCCGGCTACCAGCTCTTCGATTCGCTCGCGGTCGACAGCGCCGGCAACGTGTGCGTCGCGACGCTGGTGAACGGCGGCATCACGGTGATCGCGCCGTCCGGCGAGGTGCTCGAGCACGTCGCGACCGGCGATCCGCTCACCACCAACATCTGCTTCGGCGGCGCGGACCTCCGCACCGCGTTCATCACCTGCTCGGGGACGGGCCAGCTCGTCGCGATCGACTGGCCGCGTCCCGGGCTCCGCCTCGCCTACTGACCCTCGGCGAGCTTGCGCACGCCGTAGGTCTCGAGGAGCTGGTTCATGTTCGTCGTCTTGACGTCGAGCCCGCCGCCGGAGACGGGGAGCAGGAGGATGCGCTTGCCCTCGAGCGCCTCGGCGAGCTTCAGCTTCACCATCACCTCGCCGCCGCTCCCGGCGAGCGCCTTGTTCATCTCCGTGATGCCCTTGGCCTCCGCCGCGCCCTCGGCCTCGATCGCCGCGGCGATGCGCTGCTGCTGCTCGTAGTACGCATCGGACTCGATCTGGGCCTGGCGGAAGCGGCCGTCGGACTGCGCGACCATCTGCGCGACCTCGCCCTTCGCGTCCTCGAGGCGCTTCAAGTACTCCTCCTGCGACGCCTTCGTCGCGGACTTGTTCTGCTCGGCGACCTGGTCGGCGACCTTCTTGTCCTCGATCGCCTTCTGGTAGGCCGGGTTGAACCGGTAGTCCTTGGTCGAGACGCGCTCGACGACGATGCCGTACGGCTCGAAGAGCTTGTTGAGCTCGTCGCGCGTGCGCTCGGCCTTCTCGTCGCGCTTGTCCGAGACGTAGAACTCCTCGGTCTTCAGCTCCCCGAAGATGTCGCGCGGGCGCGAGCGGGCGATCGTGCGCACGATCTTGTCCTTCAGCTCGAAGTCGTTGGCGGCCACCTGCTGGATGATCTTCGGAGCCTCCTCCTTCTTGATGCGGTAGGTGACGATGACGTCGAGGCTGATGTCGTTGCCGTCGATCGTCTTGAAGAGGAGGTCGTCGCGCGTCGCGCGATCGCCGCGATTGCGGTCGAACGTCATCTCGACGTTCTGGATCTTCGTGTCGAAGGTGTGCCAGTCGTTGATGACGGCGGGGAAGAAGTACGTGGCGCCGGGGTCGTACACGTCGGGCTGGACGCCGACCTTGCCGAACGGGGCCCACTTGACCGTGCGCACGCCGACCTCGGTCGGGCCGGTCGTGTGCGGGTAGAAGGCGAGCGGGACCAGGAGGAGCGCCAGCGCCACGAGCGTCAACCGACCCATCGCCATCCCCTACTTCTTGCTCTCGATGAGCTGCATCGTCCGGGTGAGATCGAGCGGGTTGACGCCGCTCGGGCCGTCGCTCGGGAGCACCAGCAACTCGACCCCCTTGTAGACGTCGGCGAGCTTGAGACCCACCATGCGATCGGAGCCCGCGCCCTGGAGCGCGTCGTTGCGGAGCTGCGTCTTCTTCGCTTCGGCGAGCTTCACGAGGAGATCGGCCTCGGCCCGCTTGGTGCGCACGTAGAGGTCGCGCTCGGCCTCCTTGCGCGTGACGTAGGCGCGGCCCTCCTGGAGCTTGATGTCGACCGTCGCCTGACCCTCTTGAATCATCTTCTTCAAGAGGGCGCCCTCGGTCGCCGCGCGGCCCTCGGCCTGGTTCTTGAAGACGAGCTGATCCTTCAGCTTCTTGTCCTCGATGTTGCGCTGGATCTCGTCGGTGTAGCGGAAGTAGCGCACGAGCACCTGCTGCACCTCGACGCCCAGCTTCTCGAGATCGGCGTTCAAGAGGTCGCGCGCGGCCTCCGCCTTCGCGTGCCGCTTGAGGCTGTTGTAGAACTCCTCGGTCGTGAGCTCGCCGAGCGTCTGCTTCAGGACGGGCTCCGCTTTGGGCACGATGCCGTTGGTCTCGAAGAGGCGTCCCGAGCCGAGCGTCGTGAAGACCTTGTAGGGGTCGACGATGCGATAGAGGATGCTCACGTCGACGTCGACGAAGAAGCCGTCCGACGTCTGGATGTGGGCCGCCTTGGTGACGCGGGCCTCCTGCGCCGCCTCCTCGCGCGTGCCGGTCAAGTCCAGGACCTGCACGTCCTTCGGGAAGAGGTACATGCGCTCGACGCCGAACGGGCGCAGCACGAAGTGGTAGCCGGTGTCGTACACCTCCTCGTGGACGCCGCGATGGCCGAGCAGCGGCACCTGCACCACCTTGATGCCGTACTCGTTCGGCCCGACGTACGTGAAGCAGAGCGGCGTCAGCAGCTTCAGGGCGACGAGCACCGCGATGACGGGCAGCACGACCGACCGCGTGAGCGGCGAGCCGAAGAACGAGCCGAGGGCCGTCCACACGCGCTCGCCGAACCCACGCCGGGCGAGCCGCATCCGCTCGAGTTCATCCGCCATCGCCGCCTCCCCGCCGAGCGTCTCTACCATGGCGGGCGTGGGACTTCGACCGGCGAGACGTTGACGCTCCGGGCGACAAGGGCTAGTCGGCGACCAGAGGAGGAGCACGCCATGGGAGCTGCCGCGCAGATCGAGCCGTCCGTCCAGAAGTTCGTGAAGACCCCGGTCCGCAAGATGTTGATCGGTGGCAAGTGGGTGGAGGCCGCGTCGGGCAAGACCTTCGCGACCGTGAACCCCGCCGACGGATCGGACCTGGCGCACGTCGCCGAAGGCGACAAGGAGGACGTCGATCGCGCCGTGAAAGCGGCGCGCAAGGCGTTCGACGACGGCGCGTGGCCGCGCATGACGCCGTCCGAGCGCGAGCGGATGCTGCTCAAGGTCGCCGACCTGATCGAGAAGAACGCGACGGAGCTCGCGCAGCTCGAGACGCTCGACAACGGCAAGTCGCTCTTCGAGACCAAGAACGTCGACATCCCGCAGGCGGCGAATACGATCCGCTACTACGCCGGTTGGGTGAACAAGATCGCCGGCGAGACGAGCGCCGCGGATCCGGCGTATTTCCACTTCACCCTGCGCGAGCCGGTCGGCGTGTGCGGGCAGATCATCCCGTGGAACTTCCCGCTCCTCATGGCCTCCTGGAAGCTCGGCCCCGCGCTCGCCTGCGGCAACACGGTGGTGCTGAAGCCCGCCGAGCAGACGCCGCTCACGGCGCTGCGTCTGGGCGAGCTGCTCCAGGAAGCCGGCATCCCCGACGGCGTCGTCAACATCGTGCCCGGCTACGGCGAGACTGCCGGCGCCGCGATCGTCCATCACAAGCTCGTCGACAAGGTCGCGTTCACCGGCTCGACCGAGGTCGGGAAGCTGATCCACCGCGAGACCGCCGATACGCTGAAGCGCGTCTCGCTCGAGCTCGGCGGCAAGTCGCCCAACATCGTCTTCGCCGACGCCGACATCGAGGAGGCCGTGAAGGGCGCGCTCATGGGCGTGTTCTTCAACCAGGGCGAGGTGTGCTGCGCGGGGACGCGCCTCTTCGTCCAGCAGAAGCTGCACGACGAGTTCGCGGGCGCGCTCGCGAAGGCGGCGGCGACCATGAAGCAGGGGCCCGGACTCGCGCCCGACACGCAGGTGGGTCCGCTCGTTTCGAAGGAGCAGCTCGATCGCGTGACCGGCTACCTCGAGATCGGCAAGAAGGAGGGCGCGAAGGCGCTCACCGGGGGCGAGCGCAACACGGCCAAGGGCCTCGAGAAGGGCTACTTCGTGAAGCCAACCGTCTTCACCGGGGTCAAGAACGACATGCGGATCGCGCAGGAGGAGATCTTCGGCCCGGTCGTCTCGGTGCTGCCGTTCAAGGACGAGCAGGACGCCGTGTTCCAGGGGAACAACACCTTCTACGGCCTCGCCGCCGGCGTGTGGACCAAGGACGTCTCGAAGGCCCACCGCGTCGCGCGCGCGCTCCGCGCCGGGACGGTGTGGGTCAACTGCTACAACGTCTTCGACGTCGTCGCTCCGTTCGGCGGGTACAAGCAGAGCGGATACGGTCGCGAGATGTCGAAGCACTCGCTCGACCTCTACACGCAGGTGAAGAGCGTCTGGCTGAAGATCTGACGTGCGCGTGCGTTCGTTCGACGTCATCGCCGAGGAGTTCGCGCGGCGCGTGAAGCGCACCGTCTGGTGCACGATGGCGACGGCCGACGCGCAGCGCCGGATCCGGTCGCGGATCGTGCACCCGCTGTGGGACGGGCGGACCGGCTGGCTCCTCACCGGTCGCCAGTCGGTGAAGGCGCGCGAGCTCGACGACAGCGCGTGGGCGTCGCTCACGTACATGGACGACGCGCAGGAGCAGGTGCACGTCGATTGTCACACCGTCTGGGAGGAGCGTCTCGCCGAGAAGCAGCGGCTCTGGGACTGGTTCAAGTCCCTCCCACCGCCCCTCGGCTACGATCCCGGTCTGTTCTTCACCAAGGGCGTCGAGGACGCGTCGTTCGGCGCGCTGCGGCTCGATCCGTGGCGCATCGAGCTGTGGTCGCTGGCGCATCTCATGAGCGGCAAGCCGCCCCAGGTATGGAAGGCGTGATGGCGTACGACGGCTACCAGTCTCTGCGGGTGCAGGTCGAGGAAGGCGTCGCCTGGGTCACGATCGACCACGCGCCGATCAACCTGTTCGACATGGTCCTCATCATGGACATGCTGCGGGTCGGCGAGGAGCTCGAAGCCGACGCCGCGGTGCGCGTCGCCGTCTTCCAGAGCGCCAACCCGGACTTCTTCATCGCGCACGCCGACGTCGAGCTGATCCGGACGCTGCCGACGACGGCGCCGCCGAAGCCGTCGAAGCTCGGCTTCTTCCACGCCATGGTCGACCGCATGCGCACCATGCCCAAGGCGACGATCGCGAAGATCGAGGGCATCGCGCGCGGCGGCGGCAGCGAGTTCGTGCTGTCGTGCGACATGCGGTTCGGCGCGCTCGGCAGGTGCGTGCTCGCGCAGCCCGAGGTCGCCCTCGGCATCATCCCCGGCGGCAGCGGCACCCAGCGACTGCCGCGCCTGGTCGGGCGCGCCCGCGCGCTCGAGATCATCCTCGGCTGCGAGGACGTGCCGGCCGACCTCGCGGAGCGCTGGGGCTACCTCAATCGCGCGCTGCCGCCGGCCGAGCTGGGGCCGTTCGTCGATCGCCTGGCGCGCCGGATCGCGTCGTTTCCCGCCGAGGCGATTGCGCTGGCCAAGCGGGCCGTCAACGCGGCCGACGAGAGCGTCGTCGCCGGCCTCCTCGAAGAGGCGCACTGCTTCAACCTGTCGCTCGAATCACCGGCCACGCAAGAGCGCATGGCGGCGTTCATGGCCGCCGGCGGGCAGACCCCGGAGGTCGAGCGGAATCTCGGGCGCGCCGTCGGGCAGCTCCCGCGCTAGAGGAGACCGACCCAAGACGGAGGCTCGGGTCGGCTTCCTAGGCGCCGGGCGCTACTGGCTGCACTGCGCGCAGGCGCCCGCGCTGTCCAGCGCGTCGGCGAGGGCGCTCGCGCAATCGCCGGCGAGGGTCCCGCGGTCGGCCGCGCGTGACGCGAGGCGAGCGGCCTTGTCCAGCTGCTTCACGGCTGCGTGGCTGAGGCCCTTCCCCTTCTTCTTGCCGTGCATGCGCGCGAGCAGGCGGTGCGCGCGATCGAGGCGTACCATGATCGACGCCGGCACGTCGTCGCCCTTGCACTCGTCGATGTCGCCCGGATCGGGCACGCACTGCTCCGGATCGCAGCTCGTGCCCTGACACGGCGTCGTGCCCGCGGTCGAGTCGAAGGGCGTCGCGCCGTCCGTGCACATCGACTTGTGACCCTGATCGAATTTGCGGGTGCGGGGCCGTCAGTCGTCGCGCGCTTCGAACTGCAGGAAGTCGTCGCGAGGTCACAGCCGGCAGATCAGGCGACGTCCCGCGATCGCAGGCGCGCCGCGAGATCACCTGCGGTCCACGAGCCCGCACCCACCACGAGCAGCGCCAGGAAGGCCACGGTCTCGGCCGCCGACGGCCTCTCGCCGCGCACCGTATCGCGAAAGACCCGCAACCGCTCGGCCGTCGTGAGGGTCCGAATGCGCGCCAGCGCCCGGTGGCGCCGGCGTGACCTCCCGTAGAGGTACACCTTGCGGAAGTATTCCCGCGGGCGCTCGAGCTCGGCGTGCTGCACGTGGATGCCGCCCTCGTACCGCACGGCGTCGCAGCCGAAGCGATCCACCGCACGCTGGACGAAGATCGCGTCGGCGCCCCGCTGGCGCTCGGCGAACGGCCCGACGGCGTCGAAGAGCTCGCGCCGGACCGCCATGTTGTTCGTGCGGCCGTAGTACACCTCGGCCTTGCGCGTCCCGAAGACGTATCGCTCCTTGTAGTGCTCGTACGCTCCGAGCAGGCGCAGGGCCGGCGACGACCACGCGGGCTCGCTGCGGCCGAGCACGATGCGGGTGCCGGGATCGCGCATCGCCTCGTCGATGCGCGCGAGCCAGTCGTGACGCGGCACGCAGTCCGCGTCGGTGAACGCCACGATCTCGCCGGCGGCGCGTCGCAGCCCGCGGTTGCGCGCGGCGTACGCCCCTTGGCGGGGCTCGCGCAGCAGCACGACGCCGGGCTCGTGCCGGATGAGATCGATGGAGCCGTCGGTCGAGTTGTTGTCGACCACGATCACCTCGCGCTCGGCTGCCGGATAGGCCTGCGCCCGCAGTGCGGCGACGCAACGCGCGAGCGTGGCCCTGCGATTGTACGTCGGCACGATGACGGAGATGCGGGGCACGGCGCTTCGTAGCCGAAGCCGTCGCGCGTGTGAACTACCGCGGACCGAAGATCCGTTCGGTCACGAGGGGGGCCAGGTCGGCGATGTGGCGGACATGCGCCGCCTGCCGGCGGGTCTCCTCGGGCCCGAGGATGGCGCAGAACCCCACCGGCCGGTGATTGCCACCGCGGCCGGTCGCGAGCTCGGCCGCCATTTCACCCAGGTGCTCCGATCGCACGCGTGCGACCGGAGGCATTTGGACCCACGTGACCACGGCGTCGGGGAGGTTGGCGACCCGTGGCCCGGCGAAGGCGTCACGAGCCAGGGCCACGTCGGCGACGAGCGGCATCCCGGTGTCGGCCGCCCGGAGGCCCCGGAAGCACTCCGCCGTCCGCTGGGCGTAGCGTCGGAGCGCGTCTCCGTCGGCGTCGAGGCAACCGTCCCGCTCGCGCCCACGGAGGTTCCAGCGCAGGTAGCCGTTCAGGTCGGCGAGCAGGGCGAGCCCCGGCGTGCTGGTCCAGTCGCGGCCGCCCGTGATCTGCCGGTTCATCACTTCGTCGCGCACGGCGACCGGGACCATGCGCGCGACCGCATTCTGCGCGCCGGCCGGCACCCGATCACGAAGCCAGCGGACGAGCCCGCGCCTCGCCGGCGTCGCGGCGGCTCCGTGGCCCGCGTTCAGGCGATCCACGACCAGCGGGACGAAGTGCTCCTGCGAGATGTTCGGCCCCATGCCGTGGAGCGAGAAGACGACGATCGTCGCGTCGCGTGGAACCGCGTCGAGGACCGCGCCCAGCGCGGTATCGACGGCGCGGTAGACGTCGAGGAGCGCGTCGAGCCCGCCCCCGCTCGTTTCGGGCCACAGGATGTGCCCGCCGCGATGCGTCTCGCCGAACACTGCGAGGAAGAGATCCCAGTCGCGCCGCCCGAGGAGCCAGCGGACGAGCTCGCCCTTGCGCGCGGCGCCGGCGACGAGGTCGCGGCGGATGCGGCCGAGCTGCGCCGGCGTCTTGTCGACCGGGATCTCGTATCCCATCGGATGCCGCCGGCCGAAGCGGCGGCGGATCTCGGTGCCGACCGCCGCCGGCCGGGCCGCGAACGGGCCCAGCTGATCGTGCGAGCCCCAGTTCGTGACTTCGATGCCGCGGGCGAGCCGCGACGGAAACGTCATCGGGACGTCGAGCACGGCCACGTCGAGCCCGCGACGCTCGAGACCGTTCCAGAACGGCTCCCAATCGAGCCAGTCGCCCGCGACCCGGCGCAAGCGCATGCCCGCGGCGTCCCACTGCAGGTGATGGTACACGCCGTGAACGCCGGGCAGCACTCCGGTCGCGAAGGTCGGCCACACCGAGCCCGGGAGGAGGCCGGCGGTCGAGTCGAGGCGGGTGACGGCGGCGTCGCCCAGCACCCGTCGCAGCGTCGGCAGCGCCCCGCGGTGCGCCTCGACGAGATCGATGTCGGCTGCGTCGAGCCCGAGCAGGACGAGCCGGCGCCGCGTCACGACCACGTCTCCAGACGCAGCTCGCGTCCCGCGCCGGCGGCGCGGACCGCGGTCTCGATGGCACGGACGTTGCGTACCGCCGCGTCCCAGCCGGGAACGAACGGTCCGCGCGAGCGCACGCTCGCGACGAACGCGGCCAGCGCCGCGTGGATGCTGTAGCGCGCCATCGAGTGCGAGCGCCGCAGCGCCCGGTAGGCGAGGACGGCGAGATCGCGCGGGCGGCCCCGCCACCGCCCGCTGCGGAGCGGCTCCGCGTGGAGGGCCATGTTCGGGTCCTCGAGACGGAGGCGCCCCGCGGCTCCGCTGATCGACACCCGCTCGTACGTGCGCGAGTCGTAGGCGAGATCACAGACGGCCTCGGCGCCGTCGGCGAAGCGCAGGCGCAGCACGACGTGATCGTCGGGCCAGCGGCGCGAGGCGAGGGCCGTCTCGACGCCGACCGGCTCCGCACCGGCGAGCCACGGCACGAGCGCGAGCGCCTGGCTGCCGAGGTCGTGGAGCACGCCCCCGTCGCTCGGCGAGAGCCGGTGCTGCGTGACGTCGGACCAGGCGCGTAGGTCCACGTGCAGCGCGAACTCGATGCGCGTCACGCGCCCGACCCGGCCGGCGGCGACGAGCGCGCGCAGGCGTTGATACGGGGGCCAGAAGTGACGATTGAAGTTCACCATGAGCCGCGCGCGTGCGGCGGCGTCGCCGGTCGCCGCGCCGAGCTGTCCGGCGAGCACGAACGGCTTCTCGAGGAACACGGGCAGGGCCGCCGCCTGCGCGGCGTTCCAGAGCGCCAGGTGTGTCGACGGAGGCGTCGCCACGAGCAGCGCATCCGGCGCGTGCACGAGGAGACGTTCCAGGTCTTCGCACACCGCCGTGCCCGGCAGCGCGGTCGCGGCCTCGGCGCGCGACGCCGGCAGCGGGTCCGCGACCGCGACGGCACGTGCGCCGGGCAGCCGGCGCAACGCGGGCAGGTAGTAGCTCCGCGCCAGGCGCCCGAAGCCGACGAGCCCCAGACGGAGCGGGGGGACGGCGTCCGCCGTCACCCCATCCATCCGGCCGCGGCGGGTGAGAGACGCGTCTTGGCCTCGGCGTGGACCTCTTCGTGGTACTCGGGATCGGTATTGACGCTCCACAGATCGTACTGCTCGCCGGCGACCAGGCTCCGTGCGGCGAGCGTCCCGGTCACCATGGCGTGGTCCTGATTGTTGTAGCGATGGAGGCCGTTCCGCCCCGCGGTGCGCAGGCGGCCGAGGCCGTCGACGAAGCGCCGGATC of Candidatus Eisenbacteria bacterium contains these proteins:
- a CDS encoding alkaline phosphatase family protein, which gives rise to MTRRRLVLLGLDAADIDLVEAHRGALPTLRRVLGDAAVTRLDSTAGLLPGSVWPTFATGVLPGVHGVYHHLQWDAAGMRLRRVAGDWLDWEPFWNGLERRGLDVAVLDVPMTFPSRLARGIEVTNWGSHDQLGPFAARPAAVGTEIRRRFGRRHPMGYEIPVDKTPAQLGRIRRDLVAGAARKGELVRWLLGRRDWDLFLAVFGETHRGGHILWPETSGGGLDALLDVYRAVDTALGAVLDAVPRDATIVVFSLHGMGPNISQEHFVPLVVDRLNAGHGAAATPARRGLVRWLRDRVPAGAQNAVARMVPVAVRDEVMNRQITGGRDWTSTPGLALLADLNGYLRWNLRGRERDGCLDADGDALRRYAQRTAECFRGLRAADTGMPLVADVALARDAFAGPRVANLPDAVVTWVQMPPVARVRSEHLGEMAAELATGRGGNHRPVGFCAILGPEETRRQAAHVRHIADLAPLVTERIFGPR
- a CDS encoding enoyl-CoA hydratase/isomerase family protein; this encodes MAYDGYQSLRVQVEEGVAWVTIDHAPINLFDMVLIMDMLRVGEELEADAAVRVAVFQSANPDFFIAHADVELIRTLPTTAPPKPSKLGFFHAMVDRMRTMPKATIAKIEGIARGGGSEFVLSCDMRFGALGRCVLAQPEVALGIIPGGSGTQRLPRLVGRARALEIILGCEDVPADLAERWGYLNRALPPAELGPFVDRLARRIASFPAEAIALAKRAVNAADESVVAGLLEEAHCFNLSLESPATQERMAAFMAAGGQTPEVERNLGRAVGQLPR
- a CDS encoding SMP-30/gluconolactonase/LRE family protein → MRTITTGLQFPEGPIAMPDGSVVLVEIKRGTLSRVAPDGRITVVAETGGGPNGAAIGPDGACYVCNNGGFEWHDLGGLLIPGNQPADYIGGRIQRVDLSTGKVRDLYTACDGRPLRGPNDLVFDRHGGFWFTDHGKTRERDRDRTGLFYARADGSLVREVVFPLDAPNGVGLSPDGAKLYAAETYTGRVWMWDVVGPGELAMNPLGPGGGALLCGLPGYQLFDSLAVDSAGNVCVATLVNGGITVIAPSGEVLEHVATGDPLTTNICFGGADLRTAFITCSGTGQLVAIDWPRPGLRLAY
- a CDS encoding aldehyde dehydrogenase family protein, encoding MGAAAQIEPSVQKFVKTPVRKMLIGGKWVEAASGKTFATVNPADGSDLAHVAEGDKEDVDRAVKAARKAFDDGAWPRMTPSERERMLLKVADLIEKNATELAQLETLDNGKSLFETKNVDIPQAANTIRYYAGWVNKIAGETSAADPAYFHFTLREPVGVCGQIIPWNFPLLMASWKLGPALACGNTVVLKPAEQTPLTALRLGELLQEAGIPDGVVNIVPGYGETAGAAIVHHKLVDKVAFTGSTEVGKLIHRETADTLKRVSLELGGKSPNIVFADADIEEAVKGALMGVFFNQGEVCCAGTRLFVQQKLHDEFAGALAKAAATMKQGPGLAPDTQVGPLVSKEQLDRVTGYLEIGKKEGAKALTGGERNTAKGLEKGYFVKPTVFTGVKNDMRIAQEEIFGPVVSVLPFKDEQDAVFQGNNTFYGLAAGVWTKDVSKAHRVARALRAGTVWVNCYNVFDVVAPFGGYKQSGYGREMSKHSLDLYTQVKSVWLKI
- a CDS encoding prohibitin family protein, with amino-acid sequence MGRLTLVALALLLVPLAFYPHTTGPTEVGVRTVKWAPFGKVGVQPDVYDPGATYFFPAVINDWHTFDTKIQNVEMTFDRNRGDRATRDDLLFKTIDGNDISLDVIVTYRIKKEEAPKIIQQVAANDFELKDKIVRTIARSRPRDIFGELKTEEFYVSDKRDEKAERTRDELNKLFEPYGIVVERVSTKDYRFNPAYQKAIEDKKVADQVAEQNKSATKASQEEYLKRLEDAKGEVAQMVAQSDGRFRQAQIESDAYYEQQQRIAAAIEAEGAAEAKGITEMNKALAGSGGEVMVKLKLAEALEGKRILLLPVSGGGLDVKTTNMNQLLETYGVRKLAEGQ
- a CDS encoding pyridoxamine 5'-phosphate oxidase family protein, which translates into the protein MRVRSFDVIAEEFARRVKRTVWCTMATADAQRRIRSRIVHPLWDGRTGWLLTGRQSVKARELDDSAWASLTYMDDAQEQVHVDCHTVWEERLAEKQRLWDWFKSLPPPLGYDPGLFFTKGVEDASFGALRLDPWRIELWSLAHLMSGKPPQVWKA
- a CDS encoding glycosyltransferase family A protein codes for the protein MPRISVIVPTYNRRATLARCVAALRAQAYPAAEREVIVVDNNSTDGSIDLIRHEPGVVLLREPRQGAYAARNRGLRRAAGEIVAFTDADCVPRHDWLARIDEAMRDPGTRIVLGRSEPAWSSPALRLLGAYEHYKERYVFGTRKAEVYYGRTNNMAVRRELFDAVGPFAERQRGADAIFVQRAVDRFGCDAVRYEGGIHVQHAELERPREYFRKVYLYGRSRRRHRALARIRTLTTAERLRVFRDTVRGERPSAAETVAFLALLVVGAGSWTAGDLAARLRSRDVA
- a CDS encoding Gfo/Idh/MocA family oxidoreductase, with the translated sequence MTADAVPPLRLGLVGFGRLARSYYLPALRRLPGARAVAVADPLPASRAEAATALPGTAVCEDLERLLVHAPDALLVATPPSTHLALWNAAQAAALPVFLEKPFVLAGQLGAATGDAAARARLMVNFNRHFWPPYQRLRALVAAGRVGRVTRIEFALHVDLRAWSDVTQHRLSPSDGGVLHDLGSQALALVPWLAGAEPVGVETALASRRWPDDHVVLRLRFADGAEAVCDLAYDSRTYERVSISGAAGRLRLEDPNMALHAEPLRSGRWRGRPRDLAVLAYRALRRSHSMARYSIHAALAAFVASVRSRGPFVPGWDAAVRNVRAIETAVRAAGAGRELRLETWS
- a CDS encoding SPFH domain-containing protein; its protein translation is MADELERMRLARRGFGERVWTALGSFFGSPLTRSVVLPVIAVLVALKLLTPLCFTYVGPNEYGIKVVQVPLLGHRGVHEEVYDTGYHFVLRPFGVERMYLFPKDVQVLDLTGTREEAAQEARVTKAAHIQTSDGFFVDVDVSILYRIVDPYKVFTTLGSGRLFETNGIVPKAEPVLKQTLGELTTEEFYNSLKRHAKAEAARDLLNADLEKLGVEVQQVLVRYFRYTDEIQRNIEDKKLKDQLVFKNQAEGRAATEGALLKKMIQEGQATVDIKLQEGRAYVTRKEAERDLYVRTKRAEADLLVKLAEAKKTQLRNDALQGAGSDRMVGLKLADVYKGVELLVLPSDGPSGVNPLDLTRTMQLIESKK